DNA sequence from the Nicotiana tomentosiformis chromosome 3, ASM39032v3, whole genome shotgun sequence genome:
TTGATGAGGATGGATTTGAGCTTACGAGCAAGGTCTTGAGAACGGAGTTTACGTTCAAGGAGCTTACGAGCCAAGACACGCTTCTCCGAGTTCTTGATGTGGTGAAGCTGTTCACGCTTTATGAGGCGTTCCATTCCGCTGGACTGCATTTTTCTCTGCATCAAGAACAGTGCTTGGTCTAGGTTGTTGTTCCGCACCTTCACCCGTATGCCCCGCCATTGTTGTAGCTGCTGCTCCCAACTTAGTGGGTTCAACAAGGCTACGTTCGGTCGATTGAAGATGGTGGATACATGCTTCGCCACTGAGCTAATCATTTCTTAGGGTTTCTCGATTTGTTTGGTCCTGAAATGCAATTGGGAACCGGGATTAACGAGAATAAACAGACTACATAAAATATAGTGTAGAAACGTTGAAACTGTCAAACTACATCTATCATTTGCTTTTTGTACAGATACATCGGACTATATTCAAGTACTGTAAGATTAATGTTTCAGCAGCTTAAATTGTACAAGGAAGCATAGAACATGTTTTAAGAGAGTGAAACGTACAAAACAGATAAAGCTgcaaaaatctaaaattacaAGGCCTTCTA
Encoded proteins:
- the LOC104089208 gene encoding uncharacterized protein, which codes for MISSVAKHVSTIFNRPNVALLNPLSWEQQLQQWRGIRVKVRNNNLDQALFLMQRKMQSSGMERLIKREQLHHIKNSEKRVLARKLLERKLRSQDLARKLKSILIKKVRGL